A single window of Melospiza georgiana isolate bMelGeo1 chromosome 6, bMelGeo1.pri, whole genome shotgun sequence DNA harbors:
- the LOC131085210 gene encoding inner centromere protein-like has protein sequence MAEGPQQLLQVCGQRLSRFLSGAQHKRLAWLREVEEQGMRMLKSSFRDEPMLLPKTPSQRRRLRKRQSSWIRDENKELSRRRLSRRRSGVKLQSSSLNSQQCQSQEQPQSPGCEGQDVSVPGCAPGSQAGITPQLPALPRKQPEESRVPMADLDGQECPHAAAGGDAAPPAVLGEQLPEVDAAAEFQDIPGVPGIAAEQPGRDGEQGPRRASTSTPKAAQNGDPAALQGDGSPQGLEALLFQDSPSKSAAQKSRTRRRSGLGAPRKSHRASLAEKCSLASRRENIIRRAVSRARKAAARESSSASSRVSCQSSLEAFVEEDVTSSTRPELEPNSPREKAPGDVLVPSTSPRAASPPAQHLSPLEQQAGNAAGSHVNPRSEPQKSQEQPHCAKPLESSSRMWMKGCKQALGVLWHGQQTGGRVLSPLDEKHKTLANQAPASPSPSSKAVRPLKNFLQGQGGGIKDLIKRNTPTRSHLKGDFVEKERQRLENLRKKQEAEEQRKKKVEEEKRQRQAEMKQKREERLRKALQARERAEQMEEKKKKRVEQKILQCDEKLHTSQVREEKVAEERSKRKGSKKHGEAEARKQKSLRGDENEQQESLQKERGKTVLELKNLLEQKQLGQAKERYPKQRGKEKPPQAEQEPAALAGKATKGKESSKKLPLWPGLEKRYEPPESFFSALNVWLQAEREADGQQQPREEKKPIPPAAPGTWPNKAVKKSLSTSCLGSLEAAQEPASPPANENSYGLDLNSDDSTDDESNPRKPIPAWADGAQLQQAIVHQYYHPVDLEALFGTIPSPKLEDIFYKNKPRYFKRTSSAVWHSPPGPSCGPSCSFQS, from the exons ATGGCGGAGggtccccagcagctgctgcaagtGTGCGGGCAGAGGCTGTCCCGCTTCCTCTCCGGCGCCCAGCACAAGCGCCTGGCCTGGCTGCGGGAGGTGGAGGAGCAGGGCATGAGGATGCTCAAGAG cagcttcAGGGATGAGCCCATGCTCTTGCCCAAAACGCCGTCGCAGAGGAGGAGGCTCAGGAAAAGGCAGTCCTCCTGGATAAGGGACGAAAAcaaggagctgagcaggaggag GTTATCCAGAAGGAGGAGTGGTGTCAAGCTGCAGTCTTCCAGCCTGaactcccagcagtgccagagccaggagcagccccagagccctggctgtgaggggcagGACGTGTCCGTGCCCGGCTGTGCTCCGGGATCTCAGGCTGGCATCacaccccagctcccagctctgcccaggaaGCAGCCTGAGGAATCCCGTGTTCCCATGGCAGATCTGGATGGCCAGGAGTGTccccatgctgctgctgggggtgaTGCAGCCCCTCCAGCAGTTCTGGGGGAGCAGCTACCTGAGGTGGATGCAGCAGCAGAGTTCCAGGacatccctggtgtccctgggatTGCGGCTGAACAGCCAGgaagggatggggagcagggccCCAGGAGAGCCAGCACCTCCACTCCCAAGGCTGCCCAGAATGGTGATCCTGCTGCACTCCAAGGAGATGGATCTCCTCAGGGCCTCGAGGCACTGCTCTTCCAGGACTCCCCCAGTAAAAGCGCAGCACAGAAATCCAGGACGCGCCGCCGGAGCGGGCTGGGCGCCCCCCGCAAGAGCCACAGGGCTTCTCTGGCAGAAAAGTGCTCCCTGGCCAGCAGGAGGGAGAACATCATCCGGAGAGCTGTCAGCAGGGCCAGGAAGGCAGCGGCTCGAGAATCCTCCTCGGCCTCCAGCAGAGTGAGCT GTCAGAGCTCCTTGGAGGCTTTTGTGGAAGAGGATGTGACCAGCAGCACAAG GCCTGAGCTGGAGCCAAATTCCCCGAGGGAGAAG gctcctggaGATGTCCTTGTTCCAAGCACAAGTCCCCGAGCTGCCAGccctcctgcacagcacctgtcccctctggagcagcaggcagggaatgctGCAG GAAGCCATGTAAATCCCAGGAGTGAACCCCAGAAGAGCCAGGAACAGCCCCACTGTGCCAAGCCCCTGGAGAGTTCCTCCCGCATGTG GATGAAAGGCTGCAAGCAAGCCCTGGGTGTCCTGTGGCACGGGCAGCAGACGGGGGGCCGGGTCCTTTCCCCTTTGGATGAGAAGCACAAGACCTTGGCAAACCAGGCTCCAgcatccccatctccatccagCAAG GCTGTCAGGCCACTGAAGAACTTCCTGCAGGGACAAGGGGGTGGCATCAAGGACTTAATCAAGCGCAACACTCCCACCCGGTCCCACCTGAAG GGAGACTTTGTT GAGAAGGAGAGGCAGAGACTGGAGAACCTCCGGAAGAAGCAGGAGGCTGAAGaacagaggaagaagaaagtggaggaggagaagagacAGCGTCAGGCAGAAATGAAGCA gaagagggaagagcGCCTGAGGAAGGCCCTGCAGGCGCGAGAGCGTGCAGAACAGatggaagagaagaagaaaaagcgGGTGGAGCAGAAGATCCTGCAGTGTGATGAGAAG TTGCACACCTcacaggtgagggaagagaaggtGGCAGAGGAGCGGAGCAAGAGGAAGGGGTCCAAGAAACACGGGGAAGCAGAGGCACGGAAGCAGAAATCCCTGAGAGGG GATGAAAATGAGCAGCAAGAATCACTGcagaaggaaagagggaaaacagTTTTGGAACTGAAGAACCTTCTGGAGCAGAAACAGCTGGGACAAGCAAAGGAGAG GTATCCCAAGCAGCGAGGGAAGGAGAAGCCCCcccaagcagagcaggagccagcagcattGGCTGGCAAGGCCACCAAG GGGAAAGAAAGTTCCAAAAAGCTGCCTCTCTGGCCTGGGCTGGAGAAAAGATATGAGCCACCAGAATCCTTTTTCTCAGCTCTTAACGTCTGGCTCCAAGCAGAGAGG GAGGCTGACGGTCAGCAGCAGCcgagagaggagaaaaaacccattccaccagcagcccctgggacGTGGCCCAACAAAGCCGTCAAG AAATCCCTCTCCACGTCCTGCCTCGGGTCCCTGGAGGCTGCTCAGGAACCAGCATCGCCCCCGGCCAACGAGAACAGCTATGGGCTGGATCTGAACAGCGACGACTCCACAGATGATGAGAGCAACCCTCGGaagcccatccctgcctgggccGATG GGGCGCAGCTCCAGCAGGCCATCGTGCACCAGTACTACCACCCGGTGGACCTGGAGGCGCTGTTCGggaccatccccagccccaagCTGGAGGACATCTTCTACAAGAACAAGCCCCGCTACTTCAAGCGCACCAGCTCGGCCGTGTGGCACTCCCCGCCCGGCCCCTCCTGCggcccctcctgctccttccagagCTGA